A single window of Nocardia sp. NBC_01327 DNA harbors:
- a CDS encoding WXG100 family type VII secretion target has product MAAANGQVISAHFEGVADGANSVIRRAEHIRDQLEAFHRSVEEFVTNNWKGDANEAFADMQRTWNTHVAQLNATLSGAGTLVRTGNAELQAKDIALAGLF; this is encoded by the coding sequence ATGGCAGCAGCGAACGGTCAGGTCATCTCCGCGCACTTCGAAGGCGTGGCGGACGGCGCGAACTCGGTCATCCGCCGGGCGGAGCACATTCGCGACCAGCTCGAAGCCTTCCACCGCAGCGTGGAGGAGTTCGTCACCAACAACTGGAAGGGCGACGCCAACGAAGCGTTCGCCGATATGCAGCGCACCTGGAACACCCATGTGGCCCAGCTCAACGCCACCCTCAGCGGCGCAGGCACCCTGGTCCGCACCGGCAACGCCGAACTCCAGGCCAAGGACATCGCCCTCGCCGGCCTGTTCTGA
- the eccD gene encoding type VII secretion integral membrane protein EccD has translation MTNARMDHIDDARGTVRAPDLARVTLLAKHTQVDMAIPIDVPVALVIPSVVDMVAQHSRTNDFDNDGEHFEPHEWVLARIGQPPLSNSLSLAEQGVRDGELLMLESAEHTAPTPLFDDIMYNVAIADAEHFRGWSPRTARLTGSMLAVLTMLVGCLGLLAAPDAVSGWVSGAVALFVAVLLVVSSMVLSRMYRDTASALVLGGCALPAAFSAGLLVVPDHYGWANLLLGAVLAGATAILAWRVSGVGLGLFIGATTLAAYLVPAALVGLLTHLPSKAIGAGAAALGLAGLSLAPRLSMLLARLPLPPVPAPGTPIDPTEDDPDDHRALPSLDALRVKSERARRYLAGLVAATTLVVAAGALTATDPHAAGAYWPGLALAVVCAAVLMFRSRTYAGAEQAVILIAGGAAMLLILLGGAAFLLDQPLAVFGAALILLVAALVLGIIVPRQQATPPLRRAVELLEYAFVAAVVPLVFWVTGLYSLVRGL, from the coding sequence GTGACCAACGCGCGAATGGACCATATCGACGACGCACGCGGCACCGTCCGCGCGCCGGACCTCGCACGCGTCACCCTGCTGGCCAAGCACACCCAGGTCGATATGGCCATTCCCATCGATGTGCCGGTCGCCCTGGTCATCCCCAGCGTGGTCGATATGGTCGCCCAGCACAGCCGCACCAATGACTTCGACAATGACGGCGAACACTTCGAACCGCACGAATGGGTGCTCGCCCGCATCGGGCAGCCGCCGCTGTCCAATTCCCTCAGCCTCGCCGAACAGGGCGTGCGCGACGGCGAACTGCTCATGCTGGAAAGCGCCGAACACACCGCGCCCACACCGCTGTTCGACGACATCATGTACAACGTCGCCATTGCCGACGCCGAACACTTCCGCGGCTGGTCACCCCGCACGGCCCGGCTGACCGGGTCCATGCTGGCGGTGCTGACCATGCTGGTCGGCTGTCTCGGTCTGCTGGCCGCACCCGATGCCGTCTCCGGCTGGGTGAGCGGCGCCGTCGCACTGTTCGTGGCCGTCCTACTGGTGGTGTCGAGCATGGTGCTCAGCCGCATGTACCGCGATACCGCGAGCGCACTCGTGCTGGGCGGCTGCGCACTGCCGGCGGCGTTCAGCGCGGGCTTGCTCGTCGTCCCCGATCACTACGGCTGGGCGAATCTACTGCTCGGCGCGGTATTGGCCGGTGCCACAGCGATTCTCGCGTGGCGGGTGAGCGGCGTCGGGCTGGGCCTGTTCATCGGCGCGACGACCCTCGCCGCCTATCTGGTGCCCGCCGCGCTCGTCGGCCTGCTCACCCATCTCCCCTCGAAGGCGATCGGTGCGGGCGCAGCGGCGCTGGGTTTGGCCGGATTGTCGCTCGCACCAAGGCTTTCCATGCTGCTCGCCCGGCTGCCGCTGCCACCGGTGCCCGCACCGGGCACGCCGATCGACCCCACCGAGGACGATCCGGACGATCATCGCGCGCTGCCCAGCCTGGACGCCCTGCGCGTCAAATCCGAACGGGCCCGCAGGTATCTGGCCGGACTGGTCGCCGCCACCACCCTCGTGGTCGCGGCGGGCGCACTGACCGCCACCGACCCGCATGCGGCCGGCGCCTACTGGCCGGGCCTGGCGCTCGCCGTGGTCTGCGCCGCTGTCCTGATGTTCCGCAGCCGCACCTACGCGGGCGCGGAGCAGGCCGTAATCCTCATCGCCGGTGGCGCGGCCATGCTGCTGATCCTGCTGGGCGGCGCGGCTTTTCTGCTCGACCAGCCCCTCGCCGTCTTCGGCGCGGCCCTGATCCTGCTGGTGGCGGCGCTGGTACTCGGCATCATCGTGCCGCGCCAGCAGGCCACCCCGCCGCTGCGGCGCGCGGTGGAGCTGCTGGAGTACGCCTTCGTCGCCGCCGTTGTGCCCCTGGTGTTCTGGGTGACGGGCCTGTACTCGCTCGTGCGCGGGCTCTGA
- the eccCa gene encoding type VII secretion protein EccCa produces MSTVRFQRRPRREIPRSPGGEVTLQPPPEIPRNIPANLFSKLMPLVMGVGMLGMVVLMFTSGSGIATNPMSLMFPMMMVFSMIGMYAGQGGKGQKAAEANEDRKDYLRYLDQVRRDVEETAGQQRAAVEWSHPEPGVVWMLAGTTRMWERRPGDKDFCHARIGLGSQRLATRLVAPETGPVEELEPIAAVSLRRFVRTHSTVPDLPTALAVKGFASVQLTGDRAQAREMTRAMLVQLAMFQGPDQVLVAVVCGPDTAREWEWAKWLPHTQHPEAQDGVGSERMVYGSIREAHASLHSLLHNRVRYSRNQPPNPNLTQIVLVVDGGLLEAEEDPLRENGFEGVTVIDLCGYAPRLAASRGIQMLVENGECAGRGATGVMERFAVIDRITAREAEQAARRLAPYRAALPRAGADTGDEGEVISSWSQLLGLGDLGAFNPESAWQPRYGRERLRVPFGVGADGLPVVLDIKEAAEGGMGPHGLCIGATGSGKSEFLRTLVLSLIATHSPDQLNFVLVDFKGGATFLGLEGVAHVAAIITNLEEEADLVDRMRDALAGEMNRRQEVLRAAGNFANVSEYEKARAAGADLDPMPALFVVLDEFSELLSQHPDFAELFTMIGRLGRSLHVHLLLASQRLEEGRLKGLESHLSYRIGLKTFSANESRQVLGVPDAYNLPGNPGGGYLKSDSGEIVRFQSSYVSGPYAGVGSQRDVAVDAVGGAIDITARPFTAIHVDFRTEDHIPLPAPAELAPAQSDAEQVSNLQMLVSRVREHGRAAHEIWLPPLDAAPTLDQLVPRSVLTGDWNPVAALRAPIGIVDRPYDQRRDPLVVDLSGSRGNVAVVGGPQSGKSTALRSLVMGMSLTHTAEQVQFYLLDFGGGTLVGLEGLPHVGTVASRIESDKVRRTVAEMVTVVRQREARFRQLGIESMAEFRRLRALDPSVSSAAAGAHEDPFGDAFLVIDGYGSFRQEFEALEQTVMNLAVQGLSYGVHVVISLARWPEARPALKDQIGTRIELRLGDPMDSDLGRKFAALVPMGRPGRGMTADLLHMLTALPRIDGDPNPQTLGIGVAQAVSAIAERTPGRPAPRVRMLPERLPREELLALAGNRPAAVDSDQPTLRFPIGITESELAPAQLDFTVSPHFVIIGDSESGKTTLLRSIVQSLCASNTPDQARIIMGDYRRTMLGTVPQGYLAGYGSTAPQFTQQMTDLAAYVTQRMPGPDVTPQQLRDRSWWKGPELYVIVDDYDLVATATGNPLHALVDHLAHARDLGFHLIIARRSGGAGRALYEATLNRMKELNSAALIMSCSRDEGILFGNARPALMPPGRGTYITRSGEDLIQLGWLPPA; encoded by the coding sequence ATGAGCACCGTCCGATTCCAGCGCCGTCCACGCCGGGAGATTCCGCGCTCACCGGGTGGCGAGGTGACGCTACAGCCGCCGCCGGAGATTCCGCGCAATATTCCAGCGAACCTGTTTTCCAAGCTCATGCCCTTGGTCATGGGCGTCGGCATGCTGGGCATGGTCGTGCTCATGTTCACCTCGGGCAGCGGCATCGCCACCAATCCCATGAGTCTGATGTTCCCGATGATGATGGTCTTCTCCATGATCGGCATGTACGCAGGTCAGGGAGGAAAGGGACAAAAAGCCGCAGAGGCCAATGAGGACCGCAAGGACTATCTGCGCTATCTCGACCAGGTCCGGCGGGATGTCGAGGAGACGGCGGGGCAGCAGCGGGCGGCGGTCGAGTGGAGTCATCCCGAACCGGGGGTGGTGTGGATGCTCGCGGGCACCACGCGGATGTGGGAGCGACGTCCCGGCGACAAGGATTTCTGCCATGCCCGCATCGGGCTCGGCAGTCAGCGTCTGGCCACCCGGCTGGTGGCCCCGGAGACCGGTCCGGTGGAGGAGCTGGAGCCGATAGCTGCGGTGTCGCTGCGACGCTTCGTCCGGACTCATTCGACGGTCCCGGATCTGCCGACGGCGCTGGCGGTGAAGGGCTTCGCGAGCGTGCAGCTCACCGGAGACCGGGCGCAGGCCCGCGAGATGACGCGGGCCATGCTAGTGCAGCTGGCCATGTTTCAGGGCCCGGATCAGGTACTCGTCGCCGTGGTCTGCGGACCCGATACCGCGCGCGAATGGGAATGGGCGAAATGGCTGCCGCACACCCAGCATCCGGAGGCGCAGGACGGCGTCGGCAGTGAGCGCATGGTGTACGGATCCATTCGCGAGGCGCATGCGAGTCTGCATTCGCTGCTGCACAACAGGGTTCGCTATTCGCGCAATCAGCCGCCGAACCCGAATCTGACGCAGATCGTGCTCGTGGTCGACGGCGGACTGCTCGAGGCCGAGGAAGATCCCCTGCGGGAGAACGGTTTCGAAGGCGTCACCGTGATCGACCTGTGCGGGTACGCGCCACGGCTGGCCGCCTCCCGCGGCATTCAGATGCTGGTGGAGAACGGTGAGTGCGCCGGACGCGGGGCCACCGGCGTCATGGAGCGCTTCGCGGTCATCGATCGCATCACTGCCCGCGAGGCCGAGCAGGCGGCGCGGCGACTCGCGCCGTACCGGGCCGCGCTGCCGCGCGCGGGTGCCGATACCGGTGACGAGGGCGAGGTCATATCGAGCTGGTCGCAGCTGCTGGGCCTCGGTGATCTCGGCGCGTTCAATCCGGAGAGCGCCTGGCAGCCGCGCTACGGGCGGGAACGGCTGCGGGTGCCGTTCGGCGTCGGGGCGGACGGGCTGCCGGTGGTGCTCGATATCAAGGAGGCCGCCGAGGGCGGTATGGGACCGCACGGGCTGTGCATCGGCGCGACCGGTTCGGGCAAGTCGGAATTCCTTCGGACGCTGGTGCTTTCGCTCATTGCCACGCACTCACCCGATCAGCTCAATTTTGTGCTCGTCGACTTCAAGGGCGGTGCGACCTTCCTCGGGCTGGAGGGGGTGGCGCATGTCGCGGCCATTATCACCAACCTGGAGGAGGAGGCCGATCTCGTCGACCGCATGCGCGATGCGCTCGCCGGTGAGATGAATCGCCGGCAGGAAGTACTGCGCGCGGCAGGCAATTTCGCCAATGTCTCTGAATACGAGAAGGCGCGCGCGGCCGGTGCGGATCTCGATCCGATGCCCGCGCTGTTCGTGGTGCTGGACGAATTCTCCGAATTGCTGTCGCAGCACCCGGATTTCGCCGAGCTGTTCACCATGATCGGGCGGCTGGGCCGCTCGCTGCATGTGCATCTGCTGCTGGCGTCGCAGCGGTTGGAGGAGGGGCGGCTCAAGGGGCTGGAGAGCCATCTGTCCTATCGGATCGGATTGAAGACCTTCTCCGCCAATGAATCCCGGCAGGTTCTGGGTGTGCCCGATGCCTACAATCTGCCGGGCAATCCCGGCGGCGGCTATCTGAAGTCCGACTCCGGTGAGATCGTGCGATTCCAGTCCTCGTATGTTTCCGGGCCGTATGCGGGTGTCGGCTCGCAGCGTGATGTCGCGGTGGATGCGGTGGGCGGGGCTATCGATATCACCGCGCGGCCGTTCACCGCCATTCACGTGGATTTCCGTACCGAGGACCATATTCCGCTGCCCGCGCCGGCGGAACTGGCGCCGGCGCAATCGGATGCCGAACAGGTCTCCAATTTGCAGATGCTGGTGTCGCGGGTGCGGGAGCACGGGCGGGCGGCGCACGAGATCTGGCTGCCGCCACTGGATGCGGCGCCCACGCTCGATCAGCTGGTGCCGCGGTCGGTGCTCACCGGGGATTGGAATCCGGTCGCCGCCCTGCGCGCCCCCATCGGCATTGTCGACCGGCCCTACGATCAGCGCCGGGATCCGCTGGTGGTGGATCTGTCCGGTTCGCGCGGCAATGTGGCGGTGGTCGGTGGTCCGCAGTCGGGGAAGTCGACGGCGCTGCGGTCGCTGGTCATGGGAATGTCCCTGACGCACACCGCCGAACAGGTGCAGTTCTATCTGCTCGACTTCGGTGGCGGCACGCTGGTCGGGCTGGAGGGGCTGCCGCATGTCGGCACGGTCGCGAGTCGCATAGAGAGCGATAAGGTGCGGCGCACGGTCGCCGAGATGGTGACCGTCGTGCGGCAGCGCGAGGCGCGGTTCCGGCAGCTCGGCATCGAATCCATGGCGGAGTTCCGGCGGCTGCGGGCGCTCGATCCGTCGGTGAGCTCGGCCGCCGCCGGGGCGCACGAGGATCCGTTCGGTGACGCGTTCCTGGTGATCGACGGCTACGGCAGCTTCCGGCAGGAGTTCGAGGCGCTGGAGCAGACCGTCATGAACCTTGCGGTGCAGGGGCTTTCGTACGGGGTGCACGTGGTGATCTCGCTGGCGCGCTGGCCGGAGGCGCGGCCCGCGTTGAAGGATCAGATCGGCACGCGCATCGAGCTGCGGCTCGGTGATCCCATGGATTCGGATCTGGGGCGCAAGTTCGCGGCGCTGGTTCCCATGGGCAGGCCCGGTCGCGGTATGACCGCCGATCTGCTGCATATGCTCACCGCGCTGCCGCGTATCGACGGTGACCCGAATCCGCAGACACTGGGAATCGGGGTGGCACAGGCGGTTTCGGCTATTGCCGAACGGACCCCCGGTCGTCCCGCACCGCGTGTGCGCATGCTCCCGGAGCGACTGCCCCGCGAAGAGTTGCTCGCGCTGGCCGGAAATCGGCCTGCCGCAGTGGATTCGGATCAGCCGACGCTGCGGTTCCCGATCGGTATCACCGAATCCGAGCTGGCCCCTGCGCAATTGGACTTCACCGTCAGTCCGCACTTCGTGATCATCGGTGATTCGGAGAGCGGTAAGACCACGCTGCTGCGATCGATCGTCCAGTCCCTCTGCGCGTCCAATACCCCCGATCAGGCGCGCATCATCATGGGTGACTATCGGCGCACCATGCTCGGCACGGTGCCGCAGGGCTATCTCGCCGGATACGGTTCCACCGCACCGCAGTTCACCCAGCAGATGACCGATCTGGCCGCCTACGTCACCCAGCGCATGCCCGGCCCCGATGTGACGCCGCAGCAGCTCAGGGATCGCTCCTGGTGGAAGGGGCCCGAGCTGTACGTGATCGTCGACGACTACGACCTGGTCGCCACCGCCACCGGCAATCCGCTGCACGCCCTGGTGGATCACCTCGCGCACGCCCGGGACCTGGGCTTCCACCTGATCATCGCCCGCCGCTCCGGCGGCGCCGGCCGCGCCCTCTACGAAGCCACCCTCAACCGCATGAAGGAACTCAACTCCGCCGCCCTGATCATGAGCTGCAGCCGCGACGAGGGCATCCTCTTCGGCAACGCCCGCCCCGCCCTCATGCCCCCCGGCCGCGGCACCTACATCACCCGCTCCGGCGAAGACCTCATCCAACTCGGCTGGCTCCCACCGGCATAA
- a CDS encoding DUF7373 family lipoprotein encodes MRKLGRAALSATIALAVALTAACGSGSHTPATLPVPVVNLASLDVGNLPTQPKYYGKPTVFDMARQVEAMRMGGYIPLPVQVDPEVKYPAQAMGVTVRTFVDFGSQAIHSRVAADPAVLNSAAQGFLSGFVSSGKSDEKVSLSYELENIVLLFTDDKSAADAAQALGQADFDATPGAERIRIDKYPAAYALAENSDGGPVRSWYATGRFVILTSIFDSVLSAIGSRDLPKQIGRVQRSLDVIPPALAAFPATPVDKLMEVPVDPDGVMARALPTFADDPDQAGMPGVYDRQGGLQVVQGPDEIKLFDDAGVDRVAWKGNYVYRARDAAGAAKIVAAHSETSRLFRPADSPKNLPNAKCRKYIGPEFAAIAHYCFVSYGRYAAEVSAGQLLDAQQRISAQYAILVNAH; translated from the coding sequence ATGCGGAAACTGGGGCGGGCGGCGCTCAGCGCCACGATAGCGCTGGCGGTCGCCCTGACGGCCGCCTGCGGATCCGGATCCCACACACCTGCCACCCTTCCCGTACCGGTCGTGAACCTGGCGAGCCTGGATGTCGGAAACCTGCCCACCCAGCCCAAGTACTACGGCAAGCCGACCGTCTTCGATATGGCCAGGCAGGTCGAGGCCATGCGAATGGGCGGCTATATACCGCTGCCCGTGCAGGTCGATCCGGAGGTCAAGTATCCGGCGCAGGCCATGGGCGTCACGGTGCGCACCTTCGTCGACTTCGGTTCGCAGGCGATCCACAGCCGCGTCGCCGCCGATCCGGCCGTATTGAACTCCGCCGCACAGGGATTCCTGTCCGGATTCGTCAGCAGCGGCAAATCCGATGAGAAGGTCAGCCTGTCGTACGAGCTGGAGAACATCGTCCTGCTCTTCACCGACGACAAATCCGCGGCCGATGCGGCGCAGGCGCTCGGGCAGGCCGATTTCGACGCCACCCCCGGCGCCGAGCGGATCCGGATCGACAAGTATCCGGCCGCCTACGCCCTGGCCGAGAACAGTGACGGCGGTCCGGTCCGATCCTGGTATGCCACCGGCAGATTCGTCATTCTCACCAGTATCTTCGACAGTGTCCTGAGTGCGATCGGCTCCCGGGATCTGCCCAAGCAGATCGGCCGGGTGCAGCGCAGCCTGGATGTCATACCGCCCGCGCTCGCCGCATTCCCGGCCACGCCGGTGGATAAGCTCATGGAGGTGCCGGTGGATCCGGACGGCGTCATGGCGCGTGCGCTGCCCACCTTCGCCGATGATCCCGATCAGGCCGGTATGCCGGGTGTGTACGACCGCCAGGGCGGGTTGCAGGTCGTACAGGGGCCCGACGAGATCAAGCTCTTCGACGACGCGGGCGTGGACCGGGTGGCGTGGAAGGGCAACTACGTCTACCGCGCCCGCGATGCCGCGGGCGCCGCCAAGATCGTCGCGGCGCACAGTGAAACCTCACGGCTGTTCCGGCCCGCCGATTCGCCGAAGAATCTGCCGAATGCCAAATGCCGCAAGTACATCGGTCCCGAGTTCGCGGCGATCGCGCACTACTGCTTCGTCTCGTACGGCCGATACGCCGCCGAGGTGTCGGCGGGCCAGCTGCTGGACGCGCAGCAGCGTATCTCCGCGCAGTACGCCATTCTGGTCAATGCACACTGA
- a CDS encoding WXG100 family type VII secretion target has translation MAGAFEASNELIQAKAQEFKKTHDMLMHAIADLKRDEDNMTVGSNWQGGARDAFNAFMERYYFQADKLNDKLVQTTENLIRVGSNYEEHDQDYKAQINAQVSSLDLPPV, from the coding sequence GTGGCCGGTGCATTCGAAGCCAGTAATGAGCTCATCCAGGCCAAGGCCCAGGAGTTCAAGAAGACGCACGACATGCTCATGCACGCCATCGCGGATCTGAAGCGCGATGAGGACAATATGACGGTCGGCTCGAACTGGCAGGGCGGCGCGCGCGATGCGTTCAACGCCTTCATGGAGCGCTATTACTTCCAGGCCGACAAGCTCAACGACAAGCTGGTGCAGACGACCGAGAACCTCATTCGGGTCGGCTCCAACTACGAAGAGCACGACCAGGACTACAAGGCCCAGATCAATGCGCAGGTCTCCAGCCTCGACCTGCCGCCCGTGTAA
- a CDS encoding DUF7373 family lipoprotein, with amino-acid sequence MLSRRIRGGALAITAFALTGCGAHVDGTAHPGEIDVRTLDVGPYSTAPLEQRYVFYPSLSSGLNLASMRLADQVVNGPEIDPTLKFGTGMTAFTNSDSATMLAAVSRPVLANNGMLFGVSASNADRQLNRDEPIPGDLGFTVVTVVQFPDEAAAAKAAAELDAADFGVAADVNQPLTLAKYPAAHAHWRPGVASMGSTLAHGNYVVDLMVGEKTSEADPLTALAEKVYDTELPLLDGLKPLSKEDALRLPDDPDDMLRQTLSPSAFGIPDPQTEARYELRGFLNQVGDQDYWSRLMKLAGVDRFSKSSEMASSSMLYRTRDTAAATKLAGVILDKTYPGPADPPAVLPNSKCGENPIQDSFEIKRFRCVVTYRQYVATVESDQLDDAHQRAAAQYGLLANSTW; translated from the coding sequence ATGCTTTCACGACGAATTCGCGGCGGGGCGCTGGCCATCACCGCATTCGCGCTGACCGGGTGCGGAGCGCACGTCGACGGTACGGCGCATCCGGGCGAAATCGATGTGCGCACACTGGATGTGGGGCCGTACTCCACCGCACCGCTGGAGCAGCGGTACGTCTTCTATCCCTCCCTGTCCTCCGGCCTGAACCTGGCGTCCATGCGGCTGGCCGATCAGGTGGTCAATGGTCCGGAGATCGATCCGACGCTCAAATTCGGCACCGGGATGACGGCCTTCACCAACTCCGACAGCGCGACCATGCTCGCGGCGGTTTCCCGGCCGGTGCTCGCGAACAATGGCATGCTGTTCGGTGTCAGCGCCAGCAATGCGGACCGGCAGCTCAACAGGGATGAGCCGATACCGGGTGATCTGGGGTTCACCGTGGTCACCGTCGTGCAGTTTCCGGACGAGGCCGCCGCGGCCAAGGCGGCCGCCGAACTGGACGCCGCGGACTTCGGGGTCGCGGCGGATGTGAATCAGCCGCTCACCTTGGCCAAATATCCTGCCGCGCACGCACATTGGCGTCCCGGTGTCGCCTCGATGGGATCGACGCTGGCGCACGGCAACTATGTCGTCGACCTCATGGTGGGTGAGAAGACGTCGGAGGCCGACCCGCTGACCGCCCTCGCCGAGAAGGTGTACGACACCGAACTGCCGCTGCTGGACGGATTGAAACCGCTCAGCAAAGAGGATGCGCTGCGCCTGCCCGACGATCCGGACGATATGTTGCGGCAGACGCTGTCGCCCAGCGCTTTCGGCATTCCGGACCCACAGACCGAGGCGCGCTACGAATTGCGCGGCTTCCTGAATCAGGTCGGCGATCAGGACTATTGGTCGCGCCTGATGAAACTCGCTGGAGTGGACCGCTTCTCGAAGAGTTCGGAAATGGCGAGCAGCAGCATGCTGTACCGAACCCGCGATACCGCCGCCGCGACAAAGCTGGCGGGCGTGATTCTCGACAAGACCTATCCGGGCCCGGCCGATCCACCGGCGGTGCTGCCGAATTCGAAATGCGGCGAAAACCCGATTCAGGACAGCTTCGAGATCAAGCGCTTCCGCTGTGTGGTGACGTATCGCCAATACGTTGCGACGGTGGAGAGCGATCAGTTGGACGATGCCCATCAGCGGGCCGCCGCACAGTACGGATTGCTGGCAAACAGCACCTGGTGA